In Erigeron canadensis isolate Cc75 chromosome 7, C_canadensis_v1, whole genome shotgun sequence, one DNA window encodes the following:
- the LOC122609552 gene encoding LON peptidase N-terminal domain and RING finger protein 1-like isoform X2, with product MDIEYGSSSSPGFNLQGVDDVEDFVWGNQEESRSMSLGRFSHVYDLMEMGNKAFRENRFEEAVNNYSRAHRIKPDDPVILNNRCAAYLRISQFLKNRPPSVSEHRPLSGLDPTIHAGLALKDAEQFMNLRSQSVNPYILKANALILLERFEQARDVIIAGIQIDASSNALRNLERIITEIFGRRFHGRPARTDDFDCTLCLKLLYEPVTTPCGHTFCRSCLFQSMDRGNRCPLCRTVLFISPRTCTISVTLNSIIERNFPQEYAERKLEHQSLTNMGPDLLPLFVMDVVLPCQKLHLNIFEARYRLMVILDPTTGSVADYACEVEITDCEPLPDGRFFLEVESRRRFRILRNWDQDGYRVAEVEWVQDLLPPDGSREKHDLLQITNKVAAYARSWIKVAQEAAHRDQTRLMELHRAEGLMPSTNDPESFSFWLATLTNQRPQERLSLLRLRDTKERLRRGYYVMKAEEQ from the exons ATGGATATTGAATATGGATCATCTTCGTCACCTGGTTTCAATTTACAAGGAGTTGATGATGTTGAAGATTTTGTTTGG GGGAATCAAGAAGAGTCCAGATCGATGTCGTTAGGGAGGTTTAGTCATGTTTATGATCTTATGGAAATGGGAAACAAAGCATTCAGAGAAAACCGCTTCGAGGAG GCAGTCAATAATTACTCGAGGGCTCATCGTATTAAACCAGATGATCCTGTCATTCTTAACAACCGATGTGCTGCGTATCTCAG GATCAGTCAATTCCTAAAAAACAGACCACCTTCTGTATCTGAACATAGACCATTGAGCGGGCTTGATCCTACAATCCATGCTGGC CTTGCATTGAAGGATGCTGAGCAGTTTATGAACTTGCGAAGTCAATCTGTAAATCCTTACATACTGAAAGCAAATGCACTCATTTTG CTAGAGAGGTTTGAGCAAGCACGTGATGTAATTATTGCCGGTATTCAGATTGATGCTTCAAG CAATGCTCTACGGAATTTGGAAAGAATAATAACAGAAATATTTGGGAGGAGATTCCATGGGAGACCAGCGCGTACTGATGATTTTGATTGCACACTTTGCTTAAAATTACTATATGAGCCAGTTACAACTCCTTGTGGACATACTTTCTGTCGCTCTTGCCTCTTCCAATCTATGGACCGAG GGAACAGATGCCCTTTGTGCCGAACAGTTTTGTTTATTAGTCCTAGAACGTGTACAATAAG TGTGACACTAAACAGCATAATAGAGAGAAACTTTCCGCAGGAATACGCAGAAAGGAAATTAGAACATCAGAGTTTAACAAATATGGGTCCTGATCTGTTACCTCTTTTTGTCATGGATGTTGTGCTTCCTTGCCAAAAGTTACACCTAAATATATTTGAAGCTCGTTACAGACTTATG GTTATACTTGACCCCACAACCGGATCTGTAGCTGATTATGCATGCGAAGTGGAAATCACAGA TTGTGAGCCTCTTCCTGATGGACGGTTTTTCTTAGAG GTTGAGAGTCGGCGAAGATTTCGCATCCTTCGAAACTGGGATCAAGATGG GTATCGGGTCGCTGAGGTTGAATGGGTACAAGATTTGTTGCCACCTGATGGATCAagagagaaacatgat TTGCTGCAAATCACGAATAAAGTAGCAGCATATGCTCGATCCTGGATAAAGGTGGCTCAAGAGGCTGCACATAGAg ATCAAACACGACTTATGGAACTGCATAGAGCGGAAGGTCTGATGCCTTCAACAAACGATCCTGAATCCTTCAGTTTTTGG CTTGCTACCCTAACAAATCAGAGACCTCAAGAAAGGTTGTCTCTTCTTCGCCTTAGAGATACAAAAGAG AGGTTAAGAAGGGGGTACTATGTAATGAAAGCAGAAGAACAATGA
- the LOC122609552 gene encoding LON peptidase N-terminal domain and RING finger protein 1-like isoform X1, with protein sequence MDIEYGSSSSPGFNLQGVDDVEDFVWGNQEESRSMSLGRFSHVYDLMEMGNKAFRENRFEEAVNNYSRAHRIKPDDPVILNNRCAAYLRISQFLKNRPPSVSEHRPLSGLDPTIHAGLALKDAEQFMNLRSQSVNPYILKANALILLERFEQARDVIIAGIQIDASSNALRNLERIITEIFGRRFHGRPARTDDFDCTLCLKLLYEPVTTPCGHTFCRSCLFQSMDRGNRCPLCRTVLFISPRTCTISVTLNSIIERNFPQEYAERKLEHQSLTNMGPDLLPLFVMDVVLPCQKLHLNIFEARYRLMVRRIMEGNHRMGMVILDPTTGSVADYACEVEITDCEPLPDGRFFLEVESRRRFRILRNWDQDGYRVAEVEWVQDLLPPDGSREKHDLLQITNKVAAYARSWIKVAQEAAHRDQTRLMELHRAEGLMPSTNDPESFSFWLATLTNQRPQERLSLLRLRDTKERLRRGYYVMKAEEQ encoded by the exons ATGGATATTGAATATGGATCATCTTCGTCACCTGGTTTCAATTTACAAGGAGTTGATGATGTTGAAGATTTTGTTTGG GGGAATCAAGAAGAGTCCAGATCGATGTCGTTAGGGAGGTTTAGTCATGTTTATGATCTTATGGAAATGGGAAACAAAGCATTCAGAGAAAACCGCTTCGAGGAG GCAGTCAATAATTACTCGAGGGCTCATCGTATTAAACCAGATGATCCTGTCATTCTTAACAACCGATGTGCTGCGTATCTCAG GATCAGTCAATTCCTAAAAAACAGACCACCTTCTGTATCTGAACATAGACCATTGAGCGGGCTTGATCCTACAATCCATGCTGGC CTTGCATTGAAGGATGCTGAGCAGTTTATGAACTTGCGAAGTCAATCTGTAAATCCTTACATACTGAAAGCAAATGCACTCATTTTG CTAGAGAGGTTTGAGCAAGCACGTGATGTAATTATTGCCGGTATTCAGATTGATGCTTCAAG CAATGCTCTACGGAATTTGGAAAGAATAATAACAGAAATATTTGGGAGGAGATTCCATGGGAGACCAGCGCGTACTGATGATTTTGATTGCACACTTTGCTTAAAATTACTATATGAGCCAGTTACAACTCCTTGTGGACATACTTTCTGTCGCTCTTGCCTCTTCCAATCTATGGACCGAG GGAACAGATGCCCTTTGTGCCGAACAGTTTTGTTTATTAGTCCTAGAACGTGTACAATAAG TGTGACACTAAACAGCATAATAGAGAGAAACTTTCCGCAGGAATACGCAGAAAGGAAATTAGAACATCAGAGTTTAACAAATATGGGTCCTGATCTGTTACCTCTTTTTGTCATGGATGTTGTGCTTCCTTGCCAAAAGTTACACCTAAATATATTTGAAGCTCGTTACAGACTTATG GTGAGGAGGATTATGGAAGGAAACCACAGAATGGGAATG GTTATACTTGACCCCACAACCGGATCTGTAGCTGATTATGCATGCGAAGTGGAAATCACAGA TTGTGAGCCTCTTCCTGATGGACGGTTTTTCTTAGAG GTTGAGAGTCGGCGAAGATTTCGCATCCTTCGAAACTGGGATCAAGATGG GTATCGGGTCGCTGAGGTTGAATGGGTACAAGATTTGTTGCCACCTGATGGATCAagagagaaacatgat TTGCTGCAAATCACGAATAAAGTAGCAGCATATGCTCGATCCTGGATAAAGGTGGCTCAAGAGGCTGCACATAGAg ATCAAACACGACTTATGGAACTGCATAGAGCGGAAGGTCTGATGCCTTCAACAAACGATCCTGAATCCTTCAGTTTTTGG CTTGCTACCCTAACAAATCAGAGACCTCAAGAAAGGTTGTCTCTTCTTCGCCTTAGAGATACAAAAGAG AGGTTAAGAAGGGGGTACTATGTAATGAAAGCAGAAGAACAATGA